Proteins from a single region of Methanoculleus taiwanensis:
- a CDS encoding DUF5518 domain-containing protein, with translation MPKGDPRTFWVGVLIGLVAALIINVLIAIGGAFVGGIVAGWIAAGGKKTGGKAGVYTGLLDALVLAVYLTVLGMEAAPSDLVLLRFLGSTLFITLMLFPLLGFVGYLGGVLGGALKER, from the coding sequence ATGCCAAAAGGGGATCCACGGACCTTCTGGGTCGGGGTGCTTATCGGGCTTGTTGCCGCACTCATCATCAATGTCCTGATAGCGATCGGCGGTGCGTTTGTCGGGGGTATTGTCGCGGGCTGGATCGCCGCGGGAGGAAAGAAGACCGGAGGAAAAGCAGGCGTCTACACCGGCCTCTTAGATGCACTCGTCCTGGCGGTGTACCTCACGGTGCTGGGCATGGAAGCCGCTCCAAGCGACCTCGTCCTTCTTCGCTTCCTCGGATCGACGCTCTTCATCACGCTGATGCTCTTCCCGCTCCTCGGCTTCGTCGGCTACCTGGGAGGGGTGCTGGGAGGTGCCCTGAAGGAGCGCTGA
- a CDS encoding HdeD family acid-resistance protein has translation MANVKFSAGSPGAGAVATPPRWLVLLLGIIALLFGILFFVYPMQTLTLLITFLGIYWLFNGIVVLISLFTDTTGRGWKLLIGILGILAGVLVLAYPLYSAILIPTILAIFIGVEGLIIGAVYLIQGFSGGGLGTGILGIISIIFGLLLIAYPLIAAAGLILLFAGLAIIGGIAAIILAFRMPG, from the coding sequence AGGCGCCGTTGCTACGCCGCCCCGCTGGCTCGTGCTGCTGCTCGGCATCATTGCGCTCCTCTTCGGCATTCTCTTCTTCGTCTACCCCATGCAGACGTTGACGTTGCTCATCACATTCCTCGGCATCTACTGGTTATTCAACGGTATCGTCGTGCTCATCAGCCTCTTTACGGATACGACCGGACGGGGCTGGAAACTCCTGATCGGTATCCTTGGTATCCTTGCAGGAGTTCTCGTGCTCGCCTATCCCCTCTACAGCGCAATCCTCATCCCGACCATCCTTGCCATATTCATCGGGGTTGAGGGGCTGATCATCGGGGCAGTCTACCTGATACAGGGTTTCTCCGGCGGCGGGCTGGGAACCGGGATTCTCGGCATCATAAGCATCATCTTCGGGCTGCTCCTGATAGCATACCCGCTCATCGCCGCCGCCGGCCTGATACTGCTCTTTGCGGGACTCGCCATCATCGGCGGCATCGCGGCGATCATCCTCGCGTTCCGGATGCCGGGGTGA